GATGACCTTCTCTAATGAGGCAcaggcaggtgtgtgtctgattgtgagtgtgtgtggagggaggtcTTCAGTGCAATATGTGTCGATGAGAATGATGTGTACCCATTACATTTCCAGATGTGTAAAAGACTGTTGTAAAACCTTTTTTCGTTATGAGCAGGTCAATATCTTCAGTAAAAGCACCTATACACTATTTATGTACAGTACCTATTTATGTGCTTTGTGAaagcttgcttgtgtgtgtgtgtatttatatatgtgtgtgtgtgttaaatcacagacagacagcacatAGTTAATGTGCAGCGTCTCCTGCCTCTTCGTTTAACACCGCCTACTGCTTCTCCATCTGTTCACAAAGGGGAGTGGGCGCCGCGGAGCCACTGTGCCACCGTGCCTGCTGCCCCCCACTGCCCCATGCCTCTGCCTCCTCATTACAGCCCATCACCAGGAGGCTGTCTAGGCACCTTTCATCTCACATTACACTAACACTGACAGTTACCAAACCTTTTAACATAGTCTTGTCCTTGATTGTTTTGTTACACGACTCATCAGAATTGCAGACCAAGCCATCAAACCACTACAGCAGAGCGATCATATCTTATGTTCCCCATCTATTCAACACTCTTTCCTGTCTCCTCCTATCCTCCATCCTCTGCCTGACACACCGTCCGTCACTCCCTCCATTAGATGGCATATGTGGACAGACAGATGAAAGTAAAAATTGATTTTTGCTGACATCCCACCTGATGCCCCAAATGAAAGGAAAGGAATTGTTATTCCTAAAACCTTCCTCCTCACGGCAACTCCCAGCAATTTCACTGCTGATGACTTTGCATAATTCTTTACCAAAAACCTGGCAGACATCTGGCCATTTTACAAATCCGCCCAACGCAATCACAATGCTTACTTTATTTCCCTTTCACTGATGAAGATATCCAAACTTAATTAGATCAACATATCCTTTGAAATGACATCTGAATGCCATACATCCAATTTTGTTCTCATATACAGTCATATATGCAATAAAACACACTAAAGCGACCACTGGCTTCATTCTACATGTATGGATCATTCTAAAGGACTAGTCTGTAACTGTCCTACTGTCAATGAAACAAACCTGCTGTTTATGGCAGCTATTGAAACCTCTAATCTCCAAATATAtgacataaaaaacacaacGCCTTGTTGAGTACAGTGTTCAATTCCACATTCAGGCTTTAGTGCTTTTGCTCTCACAAATGCAATGCCATTCAAACAGATGCAGGCCACTTTAGAGATGGTCGTGCATCTGGTCTTCAATCACAATGATGGGGGAATCCCAGGGTCAAAGTCGTGGGGCAAATCCCAGGATCACTTTCCTGATAACATAACGACCTCTATTCAGCCAAGTCTGTTAACTTTGAAATATAACCATGATGAACATAATGGCCCTATTTGACCATAGCACCACCTGACAAAAACAAGGAACAAAAGTTCCTCCAGTTACCTGAGAATAGTCATTCCCAGACACTGACAGGTCCCGAGCCAACACCACCTCTGGTTAATGTAATCAATATGGGGGCTTTTGTCATGGAGACAAAATGGGGTCATTCATGTGTGAAAAGGACAGAAATGGAATATGTACTCACTGGTTTTGGTGTGTCCTTCACCAGTCCTGTTGCAGCGACAATGTTCCCAGCACCTTCCACCGTTTTTTGGGCAACAGCTGTGACTCCAGTCACCATGGCACCACCCACCTGTGACACCCCAGTAACAGTCTTCCCAGCCACTGGAAGGCAGACACAGAGAAATAAGCACACAGCCCAAGGAGAAAATGAACTCATTGCCTTCTGTGTCTTAGAATGAGTATATCATTGAAgttgtaatgtaatgaaagAAATAGCTCTAAATTATTTTCTAAAGCTTTCATCCTAATTTAACAATCACAAACCACCTGTATACCATGTTAAACActgagtttgaaaaaaaaaacatgacacgTTTTACTAAAACATGATTAAAAACAGGACTTCTGTCTATCTGTCCATCCATCATCCATGCACAGCTTGTTTGATGATTTTTCATCTTGCACTTGGTAAATACAGTTTACCAATCATGGATAATCATGGATAGAAATACTACATGGATGTGGTCTGTGATTAGCCTATCTATTTAGATATTGAGCAGAAAGtaaaataggctatttaaaaaTGACACCTTTATACCTTGAGGCAAAACAAAATTATCTCAGTCTGTGTCTCAGTTTGTAAAATGTGTTAACTCTAAAGATCTTACATTAGAATGTGGCAAATTAATGATTTGCAGTCATCTAAAGCATTGACATTTGTCAGAatttaggcctacctgtagTGACTCCATCCACTGTTTTAGAACCTatgagaaacaaaaaaaaaaaaaaagtctgttcCTTTAACAAACCAAACAAAGAATAATAACATCACATTTAAGTAAATTATTGTGAGAATGCCCCACTCATTCAATGGCTATAAGGACGAGAACATGGCACTTGGAAACTAGGCTACATGGAACTGGCTAGTTTGCTTCAAGGCATTCAGATAGGAATCTATTTTGTCAATTGAAGTCAACCGACTCATGTAGTATGATTCAacttaaaacaaacatttaattgCCACTGCTGAGTAAATTCATTGATTAAAGACAGAAATTAGCTTTCTGTTGGGTAAATATCACGTACCAACAAAAATGACCCCATCTTTAGTCATTTCAGCTGCTCCTGTCACTCCCTGTTTAGTCTTCTCCGCCGCCGCCACAACACCATCTTTGGCTTTTGATAGTCCTTTCTTAAACGCGTCCATGCCAATTCCAAATGGACAACAGCCTAAGAAGACGTGTACAATTAGTAATGGCAAGTTTGTTGCTTTGTCACGCGGAGTCTGGTGCCGAGTTGACACCGCCTACTCATCTCTCAAATCCAGTTTATTTTGCTGAACTGGTTTGCTATCCCCACGAGCACACAGTAAAATTCCATGCACCTGTGTTAAGGTTAACATTCACAGATAGGCTACAGACCACATTTTGCACATTTAATTAAGGACTGTGAACTTCTAATGGGTATCTTTATTGCATGACATTAACATAGCCTGTCAAGAGTCAAAAGCATCCAACTAGCCTTCTGATAATTACACGGACGTTGAAGACTCTTCACCCACCTGTTCGCTTCTTTCTTCCCTGAGATTCCTGGTGTAATGAATATCAAATTTGACGTTGCCCCTCGATGCGTCTAAATGGATTATTCCAGGCTAAACGCACGTGCGTTATAAATGATGTACCCTATCTGTTCTTATGTCCCCTGTACCCGAAACTGATCCTCTGGTGTCTCGGATGTGCGCGCGGATGGTATGCGAGCCCGGTGGCTGTAGCCTGATGGTTGTGTCTCACATGCTTGTGTTACTCTGAGTGCAAGCTCAaccattcgtgtgtgtgtgtgtgtgtgtgtgtgtgtgtgtgtgtcaatgataATAATTGAGGTACCCTGTTTGTCTTTGGAGATATAAAGATAGGCTACTCTATGCCAAGCCTAATTTTGTTAAATTCATACACATTGATCTTATTATGAATTAATCTTACCATAATTGAATCTGGGTGAAATAAAAGTTCATTTGGGATAGGCTAAGTGTGTGAAAACATAACAGTCAGTTATGGAAGGGAACAATGGGATCTGGACAATGTACACAGCTGGTCCTCATGGCTGGAGACATGTCTTACTCTCACTGGATTTCATATAAAAATGGCATTCCCTTGTGACTGACACAAGCTATAAATGTCACTGAATGGTTAGTAATGAATTGATAGAAGGTCTGCTTTTAAAAAGGAATtcagctttcagaaaaataggTTTGTTCATTGATCTGATTGTTTTCCACGTCATTCCACTCTGtctccatcattctctcttGTGTGAGATCACCTCCTGCATGGTATGTCTCAAATCTCGTAATTTCATTTCAAGCCTTGTGAATCTCGTCAATTTAATTTCAAGACTAATCTCAAGTCTTGCTCAAGGTCTTCTTCTCTTTCATATGAGGATTTCAATTGGTGTAGGTTCTTATAtgttcttctctctcatctTAGCACGTAGTCATGGAAACCTGCTTCATTTTGCTGTGTTATGATTGCCAACACTTGGTGATATTATTTTAATGataacaaaaatacaaaaatatgttgtGATCAGATCATTAGCACTCTCCAGGTAATACTTCCCAGTCAAAGATGGCAATGGTGATGataatgattatgatgataaatattattattggtCAAAATGAAATCAATAATTAGCacaatataatttttttttttttttgcttccttgtgGATATCTAAGCTTCGCTAGGCCATGTGTTACAGTATAATGCAGTGTTACAGCCTCCTGATTGTGAGGCCTACAATGGGATTGTAAAGTTATTACAATATCCACAGACTTTCCGAGTgtaatttttatatattttataccaAAAGGCATGCAGCGTCTTTGTATTATGACAAAACAAATGTTCATCTGATTGTGGGCTGAGCTCATGAAGTGTTTGTGGCCTCTGACTGTGGAGCAATTTACGAATATTCTTATGAGCAGATGGTGGTGTATTTCATGTTGTAGCCATAATGTTGTGTGAGTGAAGAGTGTGTTTCTTATTGTATTTGATGTTCAAATGACCTGTGAAAGCCCCTTTTTGTTAATATAGCGTGAATAGGTGCTATTCCAAGGTGCTTGCTAAATGGCGATACCTCTGATCCTGATGAAGAAATAAGATGGCTCATGTTCTTTTCTGTGTCAATTACCCAAACCAGGTCACCAACTAGAACTCTCACCCCTCGTCCCGCATTGATGACGCCTTGCCCAGGTGGCCCTGTGAAACAGAACAGTGGTGGCATTGCTGGTGCCATGCAGAAAAAGCCGTTTTCCCTGTGGTGGTGAGTCACCTCGTATCAACACAATGATTGCCCTCTTCATATTCCTCATGTATACAGGGATATTAATAACTGGGTTTCTCGGTGTTCATGTAAACACCATATCCTAAATATATGATCAAAACTGGGGTAAGCCTATAGGATACATAAGTGCATGTAAATGTAATCAGTGTGAAATCGTGCTGAGAGAAAATGGAGGAAGAcagattctttttttatttaggtagagtttggttccaaaatgcaaTGTCCTCAATTTTAATGAATTGTCATAaatcatttttgtaaattgtgtTTTCCAACTAATTTCAGTGGAAATGTAATTGGTTATTGTCATTTGATAAATGACATTATGGTATTTTGTCTTatctcaatcaaaacaacataaCTGCAATTGGTATTACCTGAGATATTGATTAACTGCAATTGATAATACCTGAGATACACAATAATAgataacatgacttattaatgttttccaAAAAGGATTTATAGCGTTCATATTATAACTCTTCATATTTAGATAGGGGCAGAGCTGAGAAAAGAGATGTGgagaaaacagaacagaacagaaagcACACAGCTGCagacaaaaaagagaagaaatacAGTGGAAAATAGGGAACTTTGTGATAATGTGATACACAGGGTAAGAGTGTAGAGCAGGAGAAGAGTCATATCTCTATATAGTTCTATTCTAGCGTTTTGGCAAAAACACAGGGGACCAATTGTATTACAATGTCATTTATCAGTGTCTGTGGGGTATTTTTGGGTGAAAGGTGTCATCAATCAGGTGGATAGTGCCAATTAAGTCTGCTTTATGCTATATAGTCCTTATTTTAAAGTTATTTCTTGTTGTAGGGCCTCCAGGAATCCTTTCTTCACTTTACAACCTCAAAGGatgctgtgtaaaatgtaaacaaaaacaaaatatgatGATAATTTAGTTGTAAAAGAAACATAGACAACTTGTGTGGCATCACAAGGGGACGTGTGGTAGAGGGACGCTATGTTCCTCAACAGGAGTGGCTACCCCataacaaaatggctgccaccCGAACTACAGGTCCCAGAATGCATCGCACGGACAGGTGCCAATGCCTCGGTCCCTTGATTAAAGCAGGTGCTCATGCActaagagaagaaagggtgcaGTAGAGACAGAGCATAGAAGAGTTTGTGGAGAGAGACTGACATTA
The Alosa alosa isolate M-15738 ecotype Scorff River chromosome 12, AALO_Geno_1.1, whole genome shotgun sequence DNA segment above includes these coding regions:
- the LOC125304145 gene encoding alpha-synuclein-like isoform X2 encodes the protein MDAFKKGLSKAKDGVVAAAEKTKQGVTGAAEMTKDGVIFVGSKTVDGVTTVAGKTVTGVSQVGGAMVTGVTAVAQKTVEGAGNIVAATGLVKDTPKPDEEAKEAPVENAGESPAEADNSCDKATEDTE
- the LOC125304145 gene encoding alpha-synuclein-like isoform X1; this encodes MDAFKKGLSKAKDGVVAAAEKTKQGVTGAAEMTKDGVIFVGSKTVDGVTTVAGKTVTGVSQVGGAMVTGVTAVAQKTVEGAGNIVAATGLVKDTPKPQDEEAKEAPVENAGESPAEADNSCDKATEDTE